A stretch of the Archangium violaceum genome encodes the following:
- a CDS encoding alkaline phosphatase family protein: protein MFRFRALPFLLLLITLPALAKPPRLTLFITVDALGSDLLLRTRPRLKGGLRQLTDSGAFYPYARYDYAKPRTAPGHATLATGANPWRHGIVDNRIINRATGKPERVFPDPSHPVLEAPLSQEDVSPANLLAETVADKLRLATQEQGKAIALSGKARSAIPLAGRLGQAYWYDETVGKFVTGTWYTKELPGWLKTFNAANPPDAWFSKTWEPLLPRTGYMGEDDRSYEGEFYGLGRTFPHPLTGGLTAPGPLSYSAFAISPLSLDLMVKAARAAIEGENLGKDEVPDLLAVSFSATDRVFHQYGPNSWEMQDTLYRLDKAVGDLVALAERAAGGRANLLVVLTADHGGAAVPEQWAASGVAAERVNPAALSKRLTEALRAQFGGDITATIEELDVYLGGKTLEGGKVDGAAVRRAAATWLAKQPAVTLAVASDDLYTMPDVAGLVAPLRRGYFPGRSGDVLFVVKPFHVISTESVGTNHGTPYAYDQLVPLILAGKGVRPGTYMREISTTDVAPTVAAALEMGLPSSAEGEPRYEALGAGR, encoded by the coding sequence ATGTTCCGCTTCCGCGCCCTCCCCTTCCTGCTGCTGCTCATCACCCTGCCCGCGCTGGCGAAGCCGCCCCGGCTGACGCTCTTCATCACCGTGGACGCGCTGGGCTCGGATCTCCTGCTGCGCACCCGGCCACGCCTCAAGGGAGGGCTGCGGCAGCTGACCGACTCGGGGGCCTTCTACCCGTACGCTCGCTATGACTACGCCAAGCCGCGCACCGCGCCCGGCCACGCCACGTTGGCCACCGGGGCAAATCCCTGGCGCCACGGCATCGTGGACAACCGGATCATCAACCGGGCCACGGGCAAGCCGGAGCGCGTCTTCCCGGATCCCTCGCACCCGGTGCTGGAGGCGCCGCTCTCCCAGGAGGACGTGAGCCCCGCCAACCTCCTGGCGGAGACGGTGGCGGACAAGCTCCGGCTCGCCACGCAGGAGCAGGGCAAGGCCATCGCCCTCTCGGGCAAGGCGCGCTCGGCCATTCCACTGGCCGGCAGACTCGGCCAGGCCTACTGGTACGACGAGACGGTGGGGAAGTTCGTCACGGGGACCTGGTACACGAAGGAGCTACCCGGCTGGTTGAAGACCTTCAACGCCGCCAACCCGCCCGATGCCTGGTTCAGCAAGACGTGGGAGCCGCTGCTGCCACGGACCGGGTACATGGGAGAGGATGACCGGAGCTACGAGGGCGAGTTCTACGGGCTGGGCCGCACCTTCCCCCATCCGCTCACGGGCGGCCTCACCGCCCCCGGCCCCCTGTCGTACTCCGCCTTCGCCATCTCCCCCCTGTCCCTGGACCTGATGGTGAAGGCCGCCCGGGCCGCCATCGAGGGCGAGAACCTGGGCAAGGACGAGGTGCCGGACCTGCTCGCGGTGAGCTTCAGCGCCACCGATCGCGTCTTCCACCAGTACGGCCCCAACTCGTGGGAGATGCAGGACACGTTGTACCGGCTGGACAAGGCGGTGGGCGACCTGGTGGCCCTGGCCGAGCGCGCCGCGGGAGGACGGGCCAACCTCCTCGTGGTGCTCACGGCGGACCATGGCGGCGCGGCGGTGCCCGAGCAGTGGGCCGCCTCGGGAGTGGCCGCCGAGCGCGTGAATCCCGCCGCGCTCTCCAAGCGGCTGACCGAGGCGCTGCGCGCGCAGTTCGGCGGGGACATCACCGCCACCATCGAGGAGCTGGACGTGTACCTGGGTGGCAAGACGCTGGAGGGCGGCAAGGTGGACGGAGCGGCGGTACGGAGGGCCGCGGCGACCTGGCTGGCGAAGCAGCCCGCCGTCACCCTGGCGGTGGCGAGCGATGACCTCTACACGATGCCGGACGTGGCGGGGCTGGTGGCGCCGCTGCGGCGCGGCTACTTCCCGGGGCGCAGTGGCGACGTGCTCTTCGTGGTGAAACCCTTCCACGTCATCAGCACCGAGTCCGTCGGCACCAACCACGGCACCCCGTATGCGTACGATCAGCTGGTGCCCCTCATCCTTGCGGGCAAGGGGGTGAGGCCGGGCACGTACATGCGGGAGATCAGCACCACGGACGTGGCGCCCACCGTGGCGGCGGCGCTGGAGATGGGCCTTCCCTCGTCCGCCGAGGGAGAGCCCCGCTACGAGGCTCTCGGCGCCGGCCGCTGA
- a CDS encoding type II toxin-antitoxin system RatA family toxin: MAGATRSIVINAPPEKVFDVIVDYDHYAEFIPEVKKLRTSDRKGNEVKLHYEVNIVKTIHYTLLAKEERPKRMSWTFVEGEVMKDNQGSWVLEPEGEGRTKATYTVDMALGPLVPKAIINGLVEQSLPKMLEAFKRRAEGA, from the coding sequence ATGGCTGGCGCCACTCGCTCCATCGTCATCAACGCTCCCCCGGAGAAGGTCTTCGACGTCATCGTCGACTATGATCACTACGCGGAATTCATCCCCGAGGTGAAGAAGCTCCGGACCTCGGACCGCAAGGGCAACGAGGTCAAGCTCCACTACGAAGTCAACATCGTGAAGACGATCCACTACACCCTCCTCGCCAAGGAGGAGCGGCCCAAGCGGATGTCCTGGACCTTCGTCGAGGGCGAGGTGATGAAGGACAACCAGGGCAGCTGGGTGCTCGAGCCCGAGGGCGAGGGTCGCACCAAGGCCACCTACACGGTGGACATGGCCCTGGGGCCCCTGGTGCCCAAGGCCATCATCAACGGGCTGGTGGAGCAGTCGCTGCCGAAGATGCTGGAGGCCTTCAAGCGCCGGGCCGAGGGCGCCTAG
- the eno gene encoding phosphopyruvate hydratase, whose product MTEIAQIVAREVLDSRGNPTVEAEVFLAGGAKGRAAVPSGASTGEHEALELRDDDKSRYLGKGVRKAVSNIMETIAPELVGMDAADQYAVDMQMIEMDGTPTKSKLGANSILAVSMATARAAADAFGIPFYRYVGGAQARTLPVPLMNILNGGAHADTRVDVQEFMVVPAGASSFSEGLRWGAEIFHALKKILKGRKLATGVGDEGGYAPDLPANEEALKLIMEAISAAGFKAGEQIFLALDVAASEFFDKGTKKYRLKGEGKEFDGSGMLDYYQQLVSRYPIVSIEDGMAEDDWEGWKGLTDALGNKIQLVGDDLFVTNVERLGRGIQGGVANSILVKVNQIGSLTETFEAVRMAHKAGYTSVMSHRSGETEDTTIADLAVALDCGQIKTGSASRSDRIAKYNQLLRIEQELGAGARYGGMKALKGLRAK is encoded by the coding sequence ATGACCGAGATCGCTCAAATCGTGGCGCGTGAAGTGCTCGACTCCCGTGGCAACCCGACCGTGGAGGCCGAGGTCTTTCTGGCGGGTGGGGCCAAGGGCCGTGCGGCGGTGCCGTCCGGAGCTTCCACCGGCGAGCACGAGGCGCTCGAGCTTCGTGACGATGACAAGAGCCGTTACCTGGGCAAGGGCGTGCGCAAGGCCGTCTCCAACATCATGGAGACGATCGCTCCCGAGCTCGTGGGCATGGACGCGGCGGACCAGTACGCCGTGGACATGCAGATGATCGAGATGGATGGCACGCCCACCAAGAGCAAGCTGGGCGCCAACTCCATCCTCGCGGTGTCCATGGCCACGGCGCGCGCGGCGGCGGATGCCTTCGGCATTCCCTTCTACCGCTATGTGGGCGGTGCCCAGGCGCGCACCCTGCCGGTGCCGCTGATGAACATCCTCAACGGCGGCGCCCACGCCGACACCCGCGTGGACGTGCAGGAGTTCATGGTGGTGCCCGCGGGCGCGTCCTCGTTCTCCGAGGGGCTGCGCTGGGGCGCGGAGATCTTCCACGCGCTGAAGAAGATCCTCAAGGGCCGCAAGCTGGCCACCGGCGTGGGCGACGAGGGCGGCTATGCCCCGGACCTGCCGGCCAACGAGGAGGCCCTCAAGCTCATCATGGAGGCCATCTCCGCGGCGGGCTTCAAGGCGGGCGAGCAGATCTTCCTCGCGCTGGACGTGGCCGCCAGCGAGTTCTTCGACAAGGGCACGAAGAAGTACCGCCTCAAGGGCGAGGGCAAGGAGTTCGACGGGTCCGGCATGCTGGACTACTACCAGCAGCTCGTGTCGCGCTACCCCATCGTCTCCATCGAGGACGGCATGGCGGAGGACGACTGGGAGGGCTGGAAGGGCCTCACCGACGCGCTCGGGAACAAGATCCAGCTCGTGGGTGACGACCTCTTCGTCACCAACGTGGAGCGCCTGGGCCGCGGCATCCAGGGCGGCGTGGCCAACTCCATCCTGGTGAAGGTGAACCAGATCGGCAGCCTCACGGAGACGTTCGAGGCGGTGCGCATGGCCCACAAGGCCGGCTACACCTCGGTGATGAGCCACCGCTCGGGCGAGACCGAGGACACCACCATCGCGGACCTGGCCGTGGCGCTCGATTGCGGACAGATCAAGACGGGTTCGGCATCGCGCTCGGACCGCATCGCCAAGTACAACCAGCTGCTGCGCATCGAGCAGGAGCTGGGCGCCGGCGCCCGTTACGGCGGCATGAAGGCCCTCAAGGGTCTGCGGGCGAAGTAG
- a CDS encoding LysM peptidoglycan-binding domain-containing M23 family metallopeptidase, with protein sequence MAVAGVIQARPALFLLLAFLGATGCAVGPTSAATRPSSLELVSEPPPPVILGELREPHPEPELVSVRHKVAPGETMYRISRNYGISVQELSEANGIDDPRTLAVGQELIIPGIERLVPVATESSPTPARDVKSPPSRTPARAPVVVTAPSRQVPRPASQRAPARPEPETKGMLDWPLRGVLYARFGKKGREPHDGIDLAVPVGTPVKTAQEGVVLYAGEQRGYGLIVIIRHSDRLITLYAHNRDLRVRTGQKVRRGQVVATVGESGKTSGPQLHFEVRVDGKPVDPLDYLGPLPSS encoded by the coding sequence TTGGCGGTGGCGGGTGTCATCCAGGCGCGGCCGGCGTTGTTCCTGCTGCTCGCGTTTCTCGGTGCCACCGGCTGCGCGGTGGGGCCGACGTCCGCTGCCACCCGTCCCTCCTCCCTGGAGCTCGTCTCCGAGCCGCCGCCCCCCGTCATCCTCGGGGAACTGCGCGAGCCCCACCCCGAGCCGGAGCTCGTCTCCGTCCGGCACAAGGTGGCTCCCGGCGAGACGATGTATCGGATCTCCCGGAACTACGGCATCAGCGTTCAGGAGCTGTCCGAGGCCAACGGCATCGATGATCCGCGCACCCTGGCCGTCGGCCAGGAGTTGATCATCCCCGGCATCGAGAGGCTGGTTCCGGTGGCCACCGAATCCTCTCCCACTCCGGCGCGGGACGTGAAGTCACCCCCGTCCAGGACTCCGGCCAGGGCTCCGGTCGTCGTCACGGCTCCGTCGCGCCAGGTGCCCCGGCCCGCTTCCCAGCGAGCGCCTGCGCGCCCCGAGCCGGAGACGAAGGGGATGTTGGATTGGCCTCTGCGGGGTGTGCTGTACGCCCGTTTCGGAAAGAAGGGACGCGAGCCTCACGACGGTATCGACCTCGCCGTGCCGGTGGGTACCCCGGTGAAGACCGCCCAGGAAGGGGTGGTGCTGTACGCGGGCGAGCAGCGCGGCTACGGCCTCATCGTCATCATCCGGCACTCGGACCGGCTCATCACGCTCTACGCGCACAACCGCGACCTGCGTGTGCGCACCGGCCAGAAGGTGCGGCGCGGGCAGGTCGTCGCCACCGTGGGCGAGTCCGGCAAGACGAGTGGTCCGCAGCTCCACTTCGAGGTCCGTGTCGACGGCAAGCCGGTGGACCCCCTCGACTATCTGGGTCCGCTGCCCTCCTCGTGA
- the surE gene encoding 5'/3'-nucleotidase SurE, producing MADKKPRILVSNDDGYFSEGLRALVDAVSPLGEVWVVAPDREQSAASHAISLHRPLRLTEVRERWFAVDGTPADSAYLALNHLLKDDRPQLMVSGINHGANLADDVNYSGTVAAARESALLGIPSIAFSLVSRAPFDFQHAARFARSLVAAALAQPQLPPRMLLSVNVPRGEPAGYAITRLGRHSYGYNVVEKEDPRGRKYYWIGGNEYEHEDIPGSDCNVVHLERRISVTPLNFERTDTQAMTALMSWNLEGFPRFDVGRGGD from the coding sequence GTGGCCGACAAGAAACCCCGCATCCTGGTCTCCAACGACGACGGCTATTTCTCCGAGGGCTTGCGCGCCCTCGTGGACGCGGTGAGCCCGCTGGGGGAGGTGTGGGTGGTGGCGCCGGATCGCGAGCAGAGCGCGGCCTCGCACGCCATTTCCCTGCACCGCCCCCTGCGCCTCACCGAGGTGCGTGAGCGCTGGTTCGCCGTGGACGGTACCCCGGCGGACAGCGCTTATCTGGCGCTCAACCATCTCTTGAAGGATGATCGCCCGCAGCTCATGGTGTCCGGCATCAATCACGGGGCCAATCTGGCCGACGACGTCAACTACTCGGGCACGGTGGCCGCCGCCCGCGAGTCGGCGTTGCTGGGCATCCCGTCGATTGCCTTCAGCCTGGTGTCGCGCGCGCCGTTCGACTTCCAGCACGCGGCCCGGTTCGCCCGCTCGCTGGTGGCGGCGGCGCTCGCCCAGCCCCAATTGCCCCCGCGGATGCTGCTCAGCGTCAACGTCCCCCGCGGTGAGCCCGCGGGCTATGCCATCACCCGGCTGGGCCGGCACTCGTACGGCTACAACGTGGTGGAGAAGGAGGACCCGCGCGGTCGCAAGTACTACTGGATCGGCGGCAACGAGTATGAGCACGAGGACATCCCCGGGAGTGACTGCAACGTCGTGCACCTGGAGCGCCGCATCTCGGTGACGCCGCTCAACTTCGAGCGCACCGATACCCAGGCCATGACGGCGCTGATGAGCTGGAACCTCGAGGGCTTCCCACGTTTCGATGTGGGCAGGGGAGGCGACTGA
- the lexA gene encoding transcriptional repressor LexA encodes MEELTERQREILAFIVKETESRGFPPTIREIGEEMDIRSTNGVNDHLKALERKGYLNRGEQQSRSLVPTKRARLLLGLGVKKESGMVEVPLLGKVAAGAPLLAQENVEDSVRIDSFLLGGQGREVFALRVKGNSMIEDGIFDGDYLFVRKTPQAQAGDIVVALIEDEATVKRYYPEGERIRFQPANATMQPIYVSKADFRSTMILGQVVGVYRKLPGGKV; translated from the coding sequence ATGGAAGAGCTGACCGAACGCCAGCGTGAGATCCTGGCCTTCATCGTCAAGGAGACGGAGTCACGGGGCTTCCCGCCGACCATCCGGGAGATTGGCGAGGAGATGGATATCCGCTCGACCAACGGGGTGAACGATCACCTCAAGGCACTCGAGCGCAAGGGGTACCTCAACCGCGGCGAGCAGCAGAGCCGTTCACTGGTACCGACCAAGCGGGCCCGGCTGCTGCTGGGCCTGGGGGTGAAGAAGGAATCCGGGATGGTAGAAGTCCCCCTGCTCGGCAAGGTGGCGGCGGGCGCTCCCCTGCTCGCCCAGGAGAACGTGGAGGACTCCGTCCGGATCGACAGCTTCCTGCTGGGCGGCCAGGGGCGCGAGGTCTTCGCACTTCGGGTGAAGGGCAACTCGATGATCGAGGACGGCATCTTCGACGGGGACTACCTCTTCGTGCGCAAGACGCCGCAGGCCCAGGCCGGGGACATCGTGGTGGCGCTCATCGAGGACGAAGCCACGGTGAAGCGCTACTACCCCGAGGGGGAGCGCATCCGCTTCCAGCCGGCGAACGCCACCATGCAGCCCATCTACGTGAGCAAGGCGGACTTCCGCTCGACGATGATCCTGGGCCAGGTGGTGGGCGTGTACCGCAAGCTGCCGGGCGGAAAGGTCTAG
- a CDS encoding tetratricopeptide repeat protein, with protein MHSRWRVLPLLALLAAGCEERPSQPGPKEQAEGYYVKGTSDYLQGRFEEALTSFNTMKELSPDDPRLPAAIGEVYLSMGRLNEAAAQFELALTRDSKRSTNWSRLGFIQAQLGKLDEARSALNKALALHPKDFNALEQLAEIHVKRGEKDAAVKHFVLAAEASPDASKSPLVLRAVEVLTGEGRRAEALLLLGDWVGKGVRTPELLTALGDEQVRDGQLLPAAASYREAASKSPRDPTLWELVGEIYTKLDKPQEALAAYRESLRVKDRAVVHVAMARLHLGRNERQAAEEQLGQALESVSGSDVHELTALAELLSTLGRKPDALRILSNLSAEPDHAKDLELQLRTAALARELEDEAIVTTVCNRIASSGVKLKKCP; from the coding sequence ATGCACTCGCGCTGGCGTGTCCTGCCGCTGCTCGCCCTCCTCGCCGCTGGTTGCGAGGAGCGTCCTTCACAGCCTGGCCCCAAGGAGCAGGCCGAGGGCTACTACGTCAAGGGCACCTCCGATTACCTCCAGGGCCGGTTCGAGGAGGCCCTGACCTCCTTCAACACCATGAAGGAGCTCTCTCCGGATGATCCCCGCCTGCCCGCGGCCATCGGAGAGGTCTACCTGTCCATGGGCCGTCTCAACGAGGCCGCTGCCCAGTTCGAGCTCGCCCTCACGCGCGACTCCAAGCGCTCCACCAACTGGAGCCGGCTCGGCTTCATCCAGGCCCAGCTCGGCAAGCTCGACGAGGCCCGGAGCGCCCTGAACAAGGCCCTCGCCCTCCACCCCAAGGACTTCAACGCGCTCGAGCAACTCGCGGAGATTCACGTGAAGCGCGGCGAGAAGGATGCCGCGGTGAAGCACTTCGTCCTCGCCGCCGAGGCCAGCCCCGATGCCAGCAAGAGCCCCCTCGTGCTGCGCGCCGTCGAGGTGCTCACGGGAGAGGGGCGCCGCGCCGAGGCCCTCCTGCTCCTGGGAGATTGGGTGGGGAAGGGCGTGCGGACCCCCGAGCTGCTCACCGCGCTCGGCGACGAGCAGGTGCGCGACGGCCAGCTCCTTCCCGCCGCCGCGTCCTACCGTGAGGCCGCCAGCAAATCGCCCAGGGATCCCACGCTGTGGGAGCTCGTTGGGGAGATCTACACGAAGCTGGACAAGCCGCAGGAGGCGCTCGCGGCGTACCGCGAGTCCCTGCGCGTGAAGGACCGGGCCGTCGTCCACGTGGCCATGGCGCGCCTCCACCTGGGGCGCAACGAGCGTCAGGCCGCCGAGGAGCAACTGGGGCAGGCGCTCGAGTCCGTCTCCGGCTCCGACGTGCACGAGCTCACCGCGCTGGCCGAGCTGCTCTCCACGCTCGGGCGCAAGCCGGACGCCCTGCGCATCCTCTCCAACCTCAGCGCCGAGCCGGACCACGCGAAGGACCTGGAGCTACAACTGCGCACGGCGGCCCTCGCCCGGGAGCTCGAGGACGAGGCCATCGTGACCACCGTGTGCAACCGGATCGCCAGCAGCGGGGTGAAGCTCAAGAAGTGCCCTTGA
- a CDS encoding ADP-ribosylglycohydrolase family protein: MPPRRPPPPEPDLSPHLRGRGALLGLAVGNALGVPLKTRALFAPAFPQLVEGPHRKLKGGGPFELRPGQVGESGQMASCLGVGLRELGSYDATHMLGRYLAWQGHAVGMSDSTQEVLTEMLESGLPKATAGRRVWLRGMRRVAGNGSLARTAPIGVFFHEDTQARVQASLADSALTHFDPRCQLACAAFNGSIAHALTAGEQLRKEDLLTAALSGLTVASATLGRSAAEFVHEVSTATAFLKEDLAAAQRDDPMLYWPELHMLRKQDHVRVAFRLAYWELLHAPSFEAGLVDVVNRGGDADVNGAVAGALLGAFHGEDAIPSDWRHGVLESPGPSAGALWSLYHPRNLLLLAPE; encoded by the coding sequence ATGCCCCCCCGCCGCCCTCCCCCACCCGAGCCCGATCTGTCCCCCCACCTGCGTGGCCGGGGCGCGCTCCTGGGGCTCGCCGTGGGCAATGCGCTCGGTGTCCCCTTGAAGACACGGGCCCTCTTCGCCCCCGCCTTCCCCCAGCTCGTGGAGGGGCCCCACCGCAAACTCAAGGGCGGCGGCCCCTTCGAGCTCCGGCCGGGCCAGGTGGGCGAGAGCGGGCAGATGGCGAGCTGTCTGGGCGTGGGCCTGCGCGAGCTGGGGAGCTACGACGCGACCCACATGCTGGGCCGCTACCTCGCCTGGCAGGGCCACGCCGTGGGCATGAGCGATTCCACCCAGGAGGTGCTGACCGAGATGCTCGAGTCCGGCCTGCCCAAGGCGACGGCCGGGCGCCGCGTCTGGCTGCGTGGCATGAGGCGCGTGGCCGGCAACGGCAGCCTCGCGCGCACCGCGCCCATTGGCGTCTTCTTCCACGAGGACACCCAGGCCCGGGTGCAGGCCTCGCTGGCCGACTCCGCGCTCACCCACTTCGACCCACGCTGCCAGCTGGCGTGCGCCGCCTTCAATGGCTCCATCGCACACGCCCTCACCGCGGGCGAGCAGCTCCGCAAGGAGGATCTCCTCACGGCCGCGCTGAGTGGACTCACGGTGGCCAGCGCGACCCTGGGCCGCTCGGCGGCCGAATTCGTCCACGAGGTCTCGACCGCCACCGCCTTCCTCAAGGAGGACCTGGCCGCGGCGCAACGGGATGATCCGATGCTCTACTGGCCGGAGCTGCACATGCTCCGGAAGCAGGACCATGTGCGGGTGGCCTTCCGGCTGGCGTATTGGGAATTGCTCCACGCCCCCAGCTTCGAGGCCGGGCTGGTGGACGTCGTCAACCGGGGCGGGGACGCGGACGTGAACGGGGCCGTCGCGGGAGCGCTCCTGGGCGCATTCCATGGCGAGGACGCCATCCCGTCGGACTGGCGGCACGGGGTGCTGGAGTCCCCGGGCCCGAGCGCGGGAGCCCTCTGGAGCCTCTACCACCCTCGAAACCTGCTGCTGCTAGCACCGGAGTGA
- a CDS encoding acyl-CoA thioesterase, giving the protein MVEARVRVIYGDTDQMGVVYHANYFRYFELARGEYFRARGGSYRELERDGLMLPVVEATASYKSPARYEDVLVVRTLVSEVKRVSLTFTYEIFREGSPDIPLCTGRTVHACVSREGKPTRLPEAIVRMLQEAP; this is encoded by the coding sequence ATGGTCGAGGCACGCGTTCGAGTGATCTACGGCGATACGGACCAGATGGGGGTCGTGTATCACGCCAATTATTTCCGCTACTTCGAGTTGGCACGTGGCGAGTACTTCCGCGCGCGTGGCGGCAGCTATCGCGAGCTGGAGCGCGACGGGCTGATGCTGCCCGTGGTGGAGGCCACCGCCTCCTACAAGTCGCCTGCCCGCTACGAGGACGTGCTGGTCGTGCGCACCCTCGTCAGCGAGGTGAAGAGGGTGTCACTGACCTTCACCTACGAGATCTTCCGTGAGGGGAGCCCGGACATCCCCTTGTGCACGGGGCGCACCGTCCATGCCTGTGTGAGCCGCGAAGGCAAGCCCACCCGTCTGCCGGAAGCCATCGTGCGCATGTTGCAGGAAGCGCCCTGA
- the glpX gene encoding class II fructose-bisphosphatase, translating to MDRNLAMEAVRVTEMAAIASARLMGRGNKNESDQVAVDAMRKAFDALQINGTVVIGEGERDEAPMLYIGEKVGRRNPEDPEVDIALDPLEGTNLCAYGRPGGISVVAMASKGNLLNAPDTYMEKIAVGPRAKGAIDLRRSPTENLHAIAEKMRVYVSDLTVVILDRERHADLIKEVRAAGARIRLIEDGDVAGGIATCFEDTGVDVLMGIGGAPEGVITAAAIRSVGGDMQGRLVPRNNDEIARARRMGISDISKIYSAEELAGGEVMFAATGVTTGDFLRGVRFFGSGCETHSVVMRSKTGTVRFVQSRHRFDQKPGYNF from the coding sequence ATGGATCGCAACCTGGCAATGGAGGCCGTGCGCGTCACCGAGATGGCGGCCATCGCCTCCGCCCGTCTGATGGGCCGCGGCAACAAGAACGAGTCGGATCAGGTCGCCGTGGACGCCATGCGCAAGGCCTTCGACGCCCTGCAGATCAACGGCACGGTGGTCATCGGAGAGGGCGAGCGCGACGAGGCCCCCATGCTCTACATCGGCGAGAAGGTGGGCCGGCGCAATCCGGAGGATCCGGAAGTGGACATCGCGTTGGATCCGCTCGAGGGCACCAACCTGTGCGCCTACGGCCGGCCGGGTGGCATCTCCGTGGTGGCCATGGCCAGCAAGGGCAATCTGCTCAACGCGCCGGACACCTATATGGAGAAGATCGCCGTGGGCCCGCGCGCCAAGGGCGCCATCGACCTGCGCCGCAGCCCCACCGAGAACCTCCACGCCATCGCGGAGAAGATGCGGGTCTACGTGTCGGACCTCACGGTGGTCATCCTCGACCGTGAGCGGCACGCGGACCTCATCAAGGAGGTGCGAGCCGCGGGCGCGCGCATCCGCCTCATCGAGGACGGGGACGTGGCCGGCGGCATCGCCACCTGCTTCGAGGACACCGGCGTGGACGTGCTGATGGGCATCGGCGGCGCTCCCGAGGGCGTCATCACCGCCGCGGCCATCCGCTCGGTGGGCGGTGACATGCAGGGCCGGCTCGTGCCCCGCAACAACGATGAGATCGCTCGCGCCAGGCGCATGGGCATCTCCGACATCTCGAAGATCTACTCGGCCGAGGAGCTGGCCGGCGGCGAGGTGATGTTCGCCGCCACCGGCGTCACCACGGGCGACTTCCTGCGCGGTGTGCGCTTCTTCGGCAGTGGTTGCGAGACACACTCGGTGGTGATGCGTAGCAAGACCGGCACGGTGCGCTTCGTTCAATCCCGGCACCGGTTCGACCAGAAACCGGGTTACAACTTCTAG